A single window of Rhipicephalus microplus isolate Deutch F79 chromosome 5, USDA_Rmic, whole genome shotgun sequence DNA harbors:
- the LOC142817179 gene encoding calcium-activated chloride channel regulator 2-like, whose protein sequence is MASLQVAKPDDAMILTDVYKGGKVVLDAIVVADVYGPNPPYKTTVPLHDDGSDPDIRKNEGTYSGYFVQFTGKGRYVVTVHVSGDEKTRLGDPWRHYYPTNVIVGGWANVIVESPGKRRSCSH, encoded by the exons ATGGCCAGCCTACAAGTTGCAAAACCGGACGACGCCATGATCCTCACCGACGTCTACAAGGGCGGGAAGGTTGTCCTCGATGCCATCGTGGTCGCCGATGTATATGGCCCCAACCCGCCGTACAAGACTACCGTACCACTCCATGACGACGGTAGCG ATCCCGACATCCGGAAAAATGAAGGAACTTACAGCGGCTACTTTGTCCAGTTCACTGGGAAAGGGAGGTACGTCGTCACGGTTCACGTTTCGGGCGATGAAAAGACACGATTGGGCGATCCATGGAGGCACTACTACCCCACCAATGTGATTGTGGGTGGATGGGCAAATGTGATTGTAGAGTCACCTGGTAAGCGGCGCTCGTGCTCTCATTGA